CGTGTGAAGCCATATCAGCGCGATCGGGAGAAGCACCATCCCCACGCGCATCCCGAACGGGAACATCCGCGCGGTCGGGAGTAAAAACAGCGAAAGGCTGCTGATAATAATGATCGCCGTGAAAACAAATGCAAAGGTGTACGGCATGATTTGCTCCTGAATTTATTAAGGGCGGTTCTAAAAACCCCTTGGAATTTTAAAAGACTACCTAAAAAAGAGATTCTTCATTTCTTTCTGAATGGCCAGAAAGAAATGAAGCAAAGAACCCCGCACAAGAATGCGGGACAAGCGAGCCGCTTATGTATATTCGATTTTAGGATTGAAGCGGCCTCTTTATTTATTAGGAAGATTCTTTTAACAATCTTTTGGGATTATCCCGCATTGTTAAACGCATAAATATCTACTCCCGGCTCTTTCCCGGGACAGTGGGCTTGTGGATATAGCTCAAACCCGCGACCGTCTGATCGAGGATATCCTTGAGCGAGTCCAGATCCTTCGCGCCGATCAGCTTCATCTCGTGCCGCTCGTCGAGCAATGTATCCGCGAGCCTCGCGCTCCACCCCTCGGACCATTCCGCGGCCACGATGGGCTTGCGGTAGCACCACGCGTAGGCGAGCTCGGACAATGTCCCCGCGCCCCCGCCGATACCGACAATAATATCCCCCGCGAGCACATTGGTCATATTGCGGGCGAAGCCGATACCCGACGGGATAGTGATAGTCGAGTAGGGGTTCGCGCTGAAAAGGTCGTCGTCCGGGGTGATCGAGACGATGATACCGTTCGCATCGAACGCGCCCTGCGCCGACGCCGCCATCACGCCGTCGCGTCCGCCGTTAATCAGCACCCATCCCCGTTCGGCGATAAACTTACCGACCTCGTATGCGATCTTATTGTTGATATCCTTCTCGATACTGTCGCCGACTACGGTGACCTGTACTTTGCGTGTCATTTTATATCCTTGGATTTATTAGGTATAATTGTAAGCGAAGCCGGATTTTATGTCAATTCGGTCATTGCATGACGGCTAATCCCGATATCGAACGGGACAACGGTATGAAGAAATAGCCCGTGATGAGGGGTCGACTGTCATGGTGAGCGCTTGCCTGCCTTCAACCTTCGGTAGAAGGTAGACAGGTCCCGCGTTCAGCGGGATGTCGAACTGTACTGCCTACCCTAATCCCGATATCGAACGGGGCAACGGTATGAAGAAATAGCCCGTGATGAGGGGTCGACTGTCATGGTGAGCTCGTCGAACCATAGCCGAAGCAATCTATTTTAATGATGTGTACGATGCTATATAGACTGCCTCACCCCGCGCATCGAAAAAACAGGGCGGTGCGGGGTATCGCAGTGACGGAAAACAGCTAAAATTCTGTCTTCATAAAAAAGCCCCGCTTATCGCAGGGCTATGAATGGAATGGACTTTTTCTATTAATGCTGTATGCTAGAACAACGGGAACGAAACGCCGCCTTCCAAGTAGAGACCGAAGCCACCGCCCGGGCCGCTCAAAAATAAATCGTATGCCCCGCCGGCGCCCACATAGAGGAAATTCAGGAACTTAACATCGGCGTTCAGCGCAAACTTCATGAACTTACTGGGAGTACGATAATCGAAAGCGGTGTAAATCAGCATCGAGAGTTTGATATCGATGTTAATCGCGTCGAGAGGGGAGCGATAAACATTCAAACCGTAAGCAATTTTTGTGGCAAACGACCCAACGGTATTGCCTAAAAAGTTCGGGATAGCGTACCCCATACCGACCGACATGATAAATCCCGCTAAATTAAAATCATAGGAGACAATCGGGGTATTGAAGTCTACGATGCCTATTGTCAGGAAAGATGAAGCGGGGAAATGATAAGTCACCACCCCTTCCTGAGGCAGGGTATCCAAAACAGCCCCTTTTCCAAGATTCAGATAAACCGGCCCTATACTCATAGTCGGATCGGCGGAACTGATCACCATCTCTCCGACCTT
Above is a window of Brevinematales bacterium DNA encoding:
- a CDS encoding TIGR00725 family protein; protein product: MTRKVQVTVVGDSIEKDINNKIAYEVGKFIAERGWVLINGGRDGVMAASAQGAFDANGIIVSITPDDDLFSANPYSTITIPSGIGFARNMTNVLAGDIIVGIGGGAGTLSELAYAWCYRKPIVAAEWSEGWSARLADTLLDERHEMKLIGAKDLDSLKDILDQTVAGLSYIHKPTVPGKSRE